From Drosophila yakuba strain Tai18E2 chromosome 2L, Prin_Dyak_Tai18E2_2.1, whole genome shotgun sequence, one genomic window encodes:
- the LOC6528112 gene encoding uncharacterized protein LOC6528112 — protein MPTLKLRIGLPSRRTMSGICICGALASISGLAYMRWRLEDRVRQTEFYQLAIQQLRQHSGAVGLLGEPIKESGFNLSNEKNRCDEDKAQLQFNVQGPKDRGTVYFWASNNQKQGWLIDRLELETKQHPNTRYLLKKPPNYALLSSDGDPDPPNAESSEESQQPQTPLEPQEQEMEEKEQEPAAHQHPSIQNNPPQQLDQRQGQEPVPHVHTAEG, from the coding sequence ATGCCAACCTTAAAGTTGCGTATCGGTCTGCCCTCGAGGCGAACGATGAGcggcatctgcatctgcggAGCACTGGCCTCCATCTCGGGCCTGGCCTACATGCGCTGGAGACTGGAGGACCGTGTGCGCCAGACGGAGTTCTACCAGTTGGCCATCCAGCAGCTGCGCCAGCACAGTGGAGCCGTGGGACTGCTGGGCGAGCCCATCAAGGAGTCCGGCTTCAATCTGTCCAACGAGAAGAACCGCTGCGACGAGGACAAGGCTCAGCTGCAGTTTAATGTCCAGGGTCCCAAGGACAGGGGCACCGTCTACTTCTGGGCCTCAAACAACCAGAAACAGGGCTGGCTGATCGATCGCCTGGAGCTCGAGACGAAGCAGCATCCAAACACCCGCTACCTGCTCAAGAAGCCCCCGAACTACGCCCTGCTCAGCAGTGATGGCGATCCGGATCCCCCAAATGCCGAGTCCTCCGAGGAATCCCAGCAACCGCAGACGCCACTCGAGCCACAGGAGCAGGAGAtggaggagaaggagcaggagccggCAGCCCATCAGCACCCCAGTATTCAGAACAATCCGCCGCAGCAACTGGATCAGCGGCAGGGTCAGGAGCCAGTGCCTCATGTTCACACGGCGGAGGGCTGA
- the LOC6528113 gene encoding beta-1,4-glucuronyltransferase 1 isoform X2, with translation MRFEPLGQKMFTRRNWLLRCSILINVAVILYIGSQLMIGGGNNFSNGGGFLLQEQQQVSVLQVGSASSAAQVQQQQPPTPKNQNVVEIFESEEKQLVNANADPPAPAAQVAEGAAGAPQLANDSGAGAAGLGDPAQVIGNIGPGGVALSGNAEVNNSQSDGGYIVTGDEKELEERVRSLINCFDHDYHQQTLQRGDFWVLQNYVRAEHGDIKCHESITYTTHADYTFLDNLVPLLERWNAPVSIAMHAPGTDFQPTLDSIRYLRECLPGSHLVRAYTTFHIYFGTKHIPKSVPKPHEVFKTGYNCTLPAPYFNVSSGHLYKAQKKLLYPVNVGRNIARDSALTHFILASDIELYPNPGLVKKFLEMIARNEQYLRRKAPRVFPLAIFEVEENSPVPHDKTELQEFLRTGKAIPFHKRVCASCHGVPKSKEWMSANETDELSVFHIGKRTGYYVHWEPIYIGTHADPHYDERLSWEGKSDKMPQGYALCVMDYEFHILDNAFLVHKPGIKVLKKDNRRAMLSGKTNQLIRKIIYPELKIMYGMRKGCAI, from the exons ATGCGTTTTGAGCCTCTGGGCCAGAAAATGTTCACACGCCGCAACTGGTTGCTGCGCTGCAGCATCCTAATCAATGTGGCGGTGATCCTGTACATCGGCAGTCAGCTGATGATCGGCGGCGGCAACAACTTCTCCAATGGCGGTGGCTTCctgctgcaggagcagcaacaggtGTCGGTGCTGCAAGTCGGCTCCGCCTCATCAGCTGCTCAggtgcagcaacaacagccgcCCACTCCCAAGAACCAGAAC GTGGTCGAGATCTTCGAGTCCGAGGAGAAGCAGCTGGTCAATGCCAACGCAGATCCTCCAGCACCAGCGGCTCAGGTGGCTGAAGGCGCTGCTGGAGCTCCGCAGTTGGCGAACGACAGTGGTGCCGGTGCGGCTGGTCTGGGCGATCCCGCCCAGGTGATCGGAAACATTGGACCCGGCGGTGTCGCCTTGAGCGGAAATGCCGAGGTGAACAACAGCCAATCGGACGGCGGCTACATAGTCACAGGCGACgagaaggagctggaggagcggGTACGATCGCTGATCAACTGCTTCGACCACGACTACCACCAACAGACCCTGCAGCGCGGCGACTTCTGGGTGCTGCAGAACTACGTGCGGGCGGAGCACGGCGACATCAAGTGCCACGAGTCGATCACCTACACCACGCACGCGGACTACACGTTCCTGGACAACCTGGTGCCGCTGCTGGAGCGCTGGAACGCCCCGGTGAGCATCGCAATGCACGCGCCCGGCACAGACTTCCAGCCCACGCTGGACTCGATCCGGTATTTGCGGGAATGTCTGCCCGGCAGCCACCTGGTGCGCGCCTATACCACCTTCCACATCTACTTCGGCACCAAGCACATCCCCAAGTCTGTGCCCAAGCCTCACGAGGTCTTCAAGACGGGATACAACTGCACACTTCCAGCTCCGTACTTCAACGTCAGCTCTGGTCACCTGTACAAGGCGCAGAAGAAGCTGCTGTATCCGGTGAATGTGGGGCGTAATATTGCCCGCGACTCGGCACTCACCCACTTCATCCTGGCTTCGGACATCGAGCTGTATCCGAACCCGGGTCTGGTCAAGAAATTCCTCGAGATGATTGCGCGCAACGAGCAGTACTTGAGACGCAAAGCACCCAG AGTATTTCCATTGGCCATCTTCGAGGTGGAGGAGAACTCCCCAGTGCCTCACGACAAGACAGAGCTGCAGGAGTTCCTTCGCACGGGCAAAGCCATACCCTTCCACAAACGGGTGTGCGCCAGCTGCCACGGGGTGCCCAAGTCCAAGGAGTGGATGTCCGCCAACGAGACGGATGAGCTTAGTGTATTCCACATAG GAAAACGAACGGGTTACTATGTGCACTGGGAGCCCATCTATATTGGAACTCATGCCGATCCCCATTACGATGAACGGCTCAGCTGGGAGGGTAAAAGCGACAAGATGCCTCAG gGCTATGCGCTCTGTGTGATGGACTACGAGTTCCACATACTGGACAACGCATTCCTGGTGCACAAGCCGGGCATCAAGGTGCTGAAGAAGGACAACCGACGGGCGATGCTGTCCGGCAAGACGAACCAGCTGATACGGAAGATCATTTATCCGGAACTGAAAATAATGTATGGCATGCGCAAGGGATGTGCGATATAG
- the LOC6528113 gene encoding beta-1,4-glucuronyltransferase 1 isoform X1, whose amino-acid sequence MRFEPLGQKMFTRRNWLLRCSILINVAVILYIGSQLMIGGGNNFSNGGGFLLQEQQQVSVLQVGSASSAAQVQQQQPPTPKNQNQVVEIFESEEKQLVNANADPPAPAAQVAEGAAGAPQLANDSGAGAAGLGDPAQVIGNIGPGGVALSGNAEVNNSQSDGGYIVTGDEKELEERVRSLINCFDHDYHQQTLQRGDFWVLQNYVRAEHGDIKCHESITYTTHADYTFLDNLVPLLERWNAPVSIAMHAPGTDFQPTLDSIRYLRECLPGSHLVRAYTTFHIYFGTKHIPKSVPKPHEVFKTGYNCTLPAPYFNVSSGHLYKAQKKLLYPVNVGRNIARDSALTHFILASDIELYPNPGLVKKFLEMIARNEQYLRRKAPRVFPLAIFEVEENSPVPHDKTELQEFLRTGKAIPFHKRVCASCHGVPKSKEWMSANETDELSVFHIGKRTGYYVHWEPIYIGTHADPHYDERLSWEGKSDKMPQGYALCVMDYEFHILDNAFLVHKPGIKVLKKDNRRAMLSGKTNQLIRKIIYPELKIMYGMRKGCAI is encoded by the exons ATGCGTTTTGAGCCTCTGGGCCAGAAAATGTTCACACGCCGCAACTGGTTGCTGCGCTGCAGCATCCTAATCAATGTGGCGGTGATCCTGTACATCGGCAGTCAGCTGATGATCGGCGGCGGCAACAACTTCTCCAATGGCGGTGGCTTCctgctgcaggagcagcaacaggtGTCGGTGCTGCAAGTCGGCTCCGCCTCATCAGCTGCTCAggtgcagcaacaacagccgcCCACTCCCAAGAACCAGAAC CAGGTGGTCGAGATCTTCGAGTCCGAGGAGAAGCAGCTGGTCAATGCCAACGCAGATCCTCCAGCACCAGCGGCTCAGGTGGCTGAAGGCGCTGCTGGAGCTCCGCAGTTGGCGAACGACAGTGGTGCCGGTGCGGCTGGTCTGGGCGATCCCGCCCAGGTGATCGGAAACATTGGACCCGGCGGTGTCGCCTTGAGCGGAAATGCCGAGGTGAACAACAGCCAATCGGACGGCGGCTACATAGTCACAGGCGACgagaaggagctggaggagcggGTACGATCGCTGATCAACTGCTTCGACCACGACTACCACCAACAGACCCTGCAGCGCGGCGACTTCTGGGTGCTGCAGAACTACGTGCGGGCGGAGCACGGCGACATCAAGTGCCACGAGTCGATCACCTACACCACGCACGCGGACTACACGTTCCTGGACAACCTGGTGCCGCTGCTGGAGCGCTGGAACGCCCCGGTGAGCATCGCAATGCACGCGCCCGGCACAGACTTCCAGCCCACGCTGGACTCGATCCGGTATTTGCGGGAATGTCTGCCCGGCAGCCACCTGGTGCGCGCCTATACCACCTTCCACATCTACTTCGGCACCAAGCACATCCCCAAGTCTGTGCCCAAGCCTCACGAGGTCTTCAAGACGGGATACAACTGCACACTTCCAGCTCCGTACTTCAACGTCAGCTCTGGTCACCTGTACAAGGCGCAGAAGAAGCTGCTGTATCCGGTGAATGTGGGGCGTAATATTGCCCGCGACTCGGCACTCACCCACTTCATCCTGGCTTCGGACATCGAGCTGTATCCGAACCCGGGTCTGGTCAAGAAATTCCTCGAGATGATTGCGCGCAACGAGCAGTACTTGAGACGCAAAGCACCCAG AGTATTTCCATTGGCCATCTTCGAGGTGGAGGAGAACTCCCCAGTGCCTCACGACAAGACAGAGCTGCAGGAGTTCCTTCGCACGGGCAAAGCCATACCCTTCCACAAACGGGTGTGCGCCAGCTGCCACGGGGTGCCCAAGTCCAAGGAGTGGATGTCCGCCAACGAGACGGATGAGCTTAGTGTATTCCACATAG GAAAACGAACGGGTTACTATGTGCACTGGGAGCCCATCTATATTGGAACTCATGCCGATCCCCATTACGATGAACGGCTCAGCTGGGAGGGTAAAAGCGACAAGATGCCTCAG gGCTATGCGCTCTGTGTGATGGACTACGAGTTCCACATACTGGACAACGCATTCCTGGTGCACAAGCCGGGCATCAAGGTGCTGAAGAAGGACAACCGACGGGCGATGCTGTCCGGCAAGACGAACCAGCTGATACGGAAGATCATTTATCCGGAACTGAAAATAATGTATGGCATGCGCAAGGGATGTGCGATATAG
- the LOC6528115 gene encoding protein obstructor-E isoform X1 — protein sequence MAKILISALLCVAMFGSMVLGSPECPTPNGRFASGDQCDSYTECQDGAPVEKLCPDGLLFHQRTKATGECTYAPYSTCKERARLQPANGTDECPRQFGFYPNGDATKCGVYRNCAHGVASLTKCPEGLAFNEETYQCDWPDLVASCNAEAYLGFNCPAADSADDSAAAAVDVSPEGELRYYRHPQTCKKYFVCVNGHPRLYNCGKYLAFNSQSKLCDFYNKVPECYALLKEKQRLKAEKQQPQVAQPEA from the exons ATGGCTAAAATCTTAATCAGTGCTCTATTGTGCGTTGCCATGTTTGGCTCAATGG TTCTTGGCTCGCCGGAATGCCCCACGCCCAATGGACGCTTTGCATCGGGCGATCAGTGCGACTCGTACACAGAGTGCCAGGATGGTGCTCCCGTGGAGAAGTTGTGCCCGGACGGCCTGCTGTTCCACCAGCGCACCAAGGCGACCGGAGAGTGCACATACGCCCCGTACTCCACCTGCAAGGAGCGCGCCCGCCTGCAGCCCGCCAACGGAACGGATGAGTGTCCCCGCCAGTTCGGCTTCTATCCGAACGGAGATGCGACCAAGTGCGGCGTGTACCGCAACTGCGCCCACGGCGTGGCCAGCCTGACCAAGTGCCCCGAGGGCCTGGCCTTCAACGAGGAGACCTACCAGTGCGACTGGCCCGATCTAGTGGCCAGCTGCAACGCCGAGGCGTACCTGGGCTTCAACTGCCCCGCCGCTGACTCCGCCGATGATAGCGCTGCCGCCGCCGTGGACGTCAGTCCGGAGGGTGAGCTGCGCTACTATCGCCATCCGCAGACCTGCAAGAAGTACTTCGTGTGCGTCAACGGACATCCGCGCCTATACAACTGCGGCAAGTACCTGGCCTTCAACTCGCAGTCCAAGCTGTGCGACTTCTACAACAAGGTGCCCGAGTGCTATGCCCTGCTCAAGGAGAAGCAGCGCCTGAAGGCGGAGAAGCAGCAGCCCCAGGTGGCTCAGCCGGAGGCTTAG
- the LOC6528115 gene encoding protein obstructor-E isoform X2 yields the protein MAKILISALLCVAMFGSMAAAAAGGCKEANGTAPVSGSCDAYIECKNGVAEEKLCPDGLLYNEKSTGYPCGYPIDVECTQGQARLQAAQPTDECPHQFGYYRMGDASHCGQFMNCAAGRGFVFDCPEGLAWNPATYKCDWPDQVEDCDAEAFLGFRCPAPAPKSELLGEQEADYTFHPSQDNCQVYFICIEGRPRRIGCGEDQAFNQELNQCDDIENVPNCSSDIREKGAQIKAARLHAKKN from the exons ATGGCTAAAATCTTAATCAGTGCTCTATTGTGCGTTGCCATGTTTGGCTCAATGG ctgccgctgccgccggaGGATGCAAGGAGGCGAATGGAACCGCTCCCGTTTCCGGATCCTGCGATGCCTACATCGAGTGCAAGAACGGAGTGGCCGAGGAGAAGCTCTGCCCCGACGGTCTGCTGTACAACGAAAAGTCCACAGGATACCCCTGCGGCTACCCCATCGACGTGGAGTGCACCCAGGGACAGGCCCGCCTGCAGGCCGCTCAGCCCACTGATGAGTGCCCCCACCAGTTTGGATACTACCGCATGGGCGATGCCAGCCACTGTGGACAGTTCATGAACTGCGCCGCGGGCCGTGGCTTCGTGTTCGACTGCCCCGAGGGTCTGGCCTGGAATCCGGCCACCTACAAGTGCGATTGGCCCGATCAGGTTGAGGACTGCGATGCCGAGGCCTTCCTGGGCTTCCGCTGCCCCGCGCCGGCACCCAAATCTGAGCTGCTCGGCGAACAGGAGGCGGACTACACCTTTCATCCGTCGCAGGACAACTGCCAGGTGTACTTCATCTGCATTGAGGGACGTCCGCGTCGCATTGGCTGCGGGGAGGATCAGGCTTTCAACCAGGAGCTGAATCAGTGCGACGACATCGAGAACGTGCCCAACTGCAGCAGTGACATTCGTGAAAAGGGTGCCCAGATCAAGGCCGCTCGTCTTCATGCCAAGAAGAACTAA
- the LOC6528116 gene encoding neuroguidin, translating into MVQALDYDCEVQGQDIPQAIQLLGEMNSNVKQVTDLVEGMLQRVKRGELTTEYGLSFLEVKYHMLLDYLINLTYVVLRKCSGETIEGDPSIERLIEIRTVLEKIRPIDHKLRYQIDKLVKTATTGVSSSTDPILYKPNPDDMMSSAGGAGGDDDDGQDDSDEEDDDDEEEDEDEAGAAKMPRKAATAGKSGVYVPPRIKPVYYDGDERDADKEKKALDRAKKRAITSSMLQDLKEEYLDAPTEISSGSRAQQILSHAQKEKQEYEETYLMRLPVTKAEKHRQRKLTTLGTLGDEILGEISRESALRGDGSKKRKLAKKGKGKKRGGKKRKFN; encoded by the exons GCACTGGACTACGATTGCGAGGTACAGGGCCAGGACATCCCGCAGGCGATTCAGCTGCTGGGGGAGATGAACAGCAACGTAAAGCAGGTGACAGATTTGGTGGAGGGCATGCTGCAGCGGGTGAAGCGAGGCGAACTAACCACGGAGTACGGCCTGAGCTTCCTGGAGGTGAAGTACCACATGCTGCTGGACTACTTGATCAATCTGACCTATGTGGTGCTGCGCAAATGCTCCGGCGAGACCATCGAGGGCGATCCCTCCATCGAACGCCTGATCGAGATTCGCACGGTGCTGGAGAAGATTCGTCCCATAGACCACAAGCTACGCTACCAGATCGACAAACTGGTAAAGACAGCCACCACTGGGGTCTCCAGCAGTACGGATCCCATTCTCTACAAGCCCAATCCGGATGATATGATGAGCAGCGCaggcggagcaggaggagaCGACGACGATGGACAAGATGACAGCGATGAGgaggacgatgacgacgaggaggaggacgaggatgaggccGGCGCAGCGAAAATGCCCCGGAAAGCGGCAACAGCCGGAAAGTCCGGAGTGTACGTGCCACCGCGCATCAAGCCCGTTTACTACGATGGCGACGAACGCGATGCCGACAAGGAGAAAAAGGCACTGGACCGGGCCAAGAAGCGGGCCATTAC GTCTTCCATGCTGCAGGACCTTAAAGAGGAGTACTTGGATGCTCCCACAGAGATTTCATCTGGTTCCCGTGCTCAGCAGATTCTATCCCATGCTCAGAAGGAGAAGCAGGAGTACGAGGAGACCTATTTGATGCGTCTGCCGGTGACCAAGGCGGAGAAGCATCGCCAGCGAAAGCTGACCACGTTGG GCACACTTGGCGATGAAATTCTTGGGGAGATTAGTCGGGAATCAGCTCTGCGTGGCGATGGAAGCAAAAAGCGCAAACTGGCcaaaaagggaaagggaaaaaaaCGTGGCGGTAAAAAgcgaaaattcaattaa